CTTTGGCGCCGAGCGGGCTGAGCCAGACATGGGGGTCGCGCGCCTCCGCTTCGCCGGGCCGGGCCGGCGTCTCCTCCCCCGGCGGCGCGACGCCCCGCGACGCCTCCACAGTGACCAAGGCCTGGTTCTCAAGCGAGCCTAAGACATCGTCCACCCAATGCTCAAAGCCCGCGCCGTTGTAGACAAACACGTCGGCCGCCTCCAGCCCCGCGACGTCGGCGGCGGCGGGCTCCCAGTCGTGCGGCTCCGTGCCGGCCGGCACCATATTCACCACACGCACCCGGTCCCCGCCCACCTTGGCGGCGAAGTCGTACATGGGATAAAAACTCGCATACACCAGGAGCGTTTCCGGCGTCTCCCCCGTCTCCGGCCCGGACGCCGGCCCGCACCCCGCCAGTGCGCACAGGGCCAAAAGCCCCGCCGCACAGCGCATTCTTATATTTGGGTTGTGGGTTGCAGATGCAACCCACGTTATTAACTTTCGCAACTCTGGCCGTCCTCCCCGCCTACGATTCGCGTGACGCGCGTGGTTAGCGTCACCCACCCGCATTCATTATAGAGTCCGCCCCCGCCCCTGTCAAGAGAAATGCCTGTACAAAAAACCCGCTTTGTCAGCGGGTTTTTTGTCTTTGCCTCAAAAGACAAAATTGG
This sequence is a window from Oscillospiraceae bacterium. Protein-coding genes within it:
- a CDS encoding metal ABC transporter substrate-binding protein — its product is MRKLITWVASATHNPNIRMRCAAGLLALCALAGCGPASGPETGETPETLLVYASFYPMYDFAAKVGGDRVRVVNMVPAGTEPHDWEPAAADVAGLEAADVFVYNGAGFEHWVDDVLGSLENQALVTVEASRGVAPPGEETPARPGEAEARDPHVWLSPLGAKAEMENIRDALARADPEGSAVYETNCARWAAALDALDAAFREALDPLPHRDVVVSHRAFGYLCAAYGLNQVAVEGLSPDAEPDPARLAEVIELAGARDVRVIFFEETVSPKVAEVIAKAVGAETGVLSPLESLSDERLAAGADYISVMRDNLETLRTALDR